The DNA segment CAGGGCAAGTCCCGGTACCTGGAGGGCCGTATCGCGCAGGCCCAGCGTGATACGGCCGAGGCCCGGCTCAAGCTCCTGCAGACCCAGCTCGAGCCGCACATGATGTTCAATACCCTGGCGAACCTGCGGGCCCTGATCGGCGCCGACCCGCAGCAGGCGCAGGCCATGCTGGACCACTTCATCGCCTACCTGCGCGCCACCCTGGGCGCCTCGCGCGCGGCGGCCCACCCGCTTGCGGACGAGTTCGCCCTGCTGCGCGACTATCTGGAGCTCATGGCCGTGCGCATGGGACCGCGCCTGTCCTATGCGCTGGACCTGCCGGAATCGCTGGAAGCGGTGCCCGTGCCGCCCCTGCTGCTTCAGCCTCTGGTGGAAAACGCGATCCGCCATGGCCTGGAACCGCAGGTCGAGGGCGGCCGCATCGAAGTCACCGCGCGCCTCGCCCCCGGCCCGTCCCCGCGCCTGGAACTGAGCGTCCTCGACACCGGCGCCGGTCTCCGGCCGGACCGCGCCGGGCACGGTGCCGCCCCGGGCGCCGGCAGCCGCTTCGGGCTCACCCAGGTGCGCGAGCGGCTTGCCACCCTCGAAGGCCCTCGGGCCACGCTGGACCTGGTGCCCGGAGACGGCGGCCGGGGTGCCAGGGCCTGCATCTTCCTGCCGCTGGGCTTGCCCGCGGCCCCGGCCGGCGCTGCTGCCGGCACCGACCCTGAAAACGCTTCCATGCCATGCAAGCCCCCCGTGCCCTGATCGCCGAAGACGAACCCCTGCTGG comes from the Paracidovorax avenae ATCC 19860 genome and includes:
- a CDS encoding sensor histidine kinase; the encoded protein is MQALPATMTHFHSRQFLLHGLIVAGVCTAIAAIQAAYGRGPWHAQLVYSMSIGMVSWLMVEVGRLWLTRDDTIPWPLGWRGWMLVAVSGTIGFHAGSAIGDAYCRALQLPSHAPPSGDPGSAVLTTVLACVAVSLFFYAQGKSRYLEGRIAQAQRDTAEARLKLLQTQLEPHMMFNTLANLRALIGADPQQAQAMLDHFIAYLRATLGASRAAAHPLADEFALLRDYLELMAVRMGPRLSYALDLPESLEAVPVPPLLLQPLVENAIRHGLEPQVEGGRIEVTARLAPGPSPRLELSVLDTGAGLRPDRAGHGAAPGAGSRFGLTQVRERLATLEGPRATLDLVPGDGGRGARACIFLPLGLPAAPAGAAAGTDPENASMPCKPPVP